One region of Citrus sinensis cultivar Valencia sweet orange chromosome 6, DVS_A1.0, whole genome shotgun sequence genomic DNA includes:
- the LOC102614234 gene encoding ultraviolet-B receptor UVR8-like isoform X3: protein MEMNGSKREENEKMEECKETVVYMWGYLPGTSPEKSPILSPIPARLCGGDSWKDVCGGGCGFALATSESGKLITWGSADDEGQSYLTSGKHGETPEPFPLPTEASAVKAAAGWAHCVSVTEAGEVYTWGWRECVPSAKVTRDFGSAGSFQKDSTGKQSALPTEQAPPSDKRAGEEVVKRRKTSSAREESENPASGDEFFTLSPCLVTLNPGVKITKVAAGGRHTLILSVSDMGQVWGWGYGGEGQLGLGSRIKMVPTPHLIPCLEHAASGKDRPLLVRQGSVNSSGKAGRSYVKEIACGGRHSAVVTDAGALITFGWGLYGQCGHGSTNDQLRPSYASSLMGIQVEQIAAGLWHTVCISVEGRVYVFGGNQFGQLGTGVDQAERMAECLAGGGINMGSWVWVTP, encoded by the exons ATGGAAATGAATGGAagtaaaagagaagagaatgAGAAAATGGAGGAATGTAAAGAGACTGTCGTGTATATGTGGGGATACCTCCCCGGAACCTCGCCGGAGAAATCGCCGATCCTCTCTCCGATTCCGGCCCGCCTATGTGGCGGTGACTCGTGGAAGGACGTTTGTGGAGGTGGCTGTGGATTCGCTCTGGCCACTTCAG aatCGGGGAAGCTGATAACGTGGGGTTCGGCGGATGATGAAGGTCAAAGCTATTTGACTTCAGGGAAGCATGGG GAAACTCCAGAACCTTTTCCTCTTCCTACTGAGGCTTCAGCAGTGAAGGCAGCTGCTGGTTGGGCTCATTGTGTCTCAGTTACAG AAGCAGGGGAAGTATACACATGGGGCTGGAGAGAATGTGTTCCCTCGGCAAAAGTCACCCGTGATTTTGGTAGCGCAGGAAGCTTCCAAAAGGACTCTACTGGGAAGCAAAGTGCATTGCCAACTGAGCAag CACCTCCGTCTGACAAGAGGGCCGGAGAGGAAGTTGTAAAGCGAAGAAAAACGTCATCAGCAAGAGAAGAGTCTGAGAACCCAGCATCTGGTGATGAATTTTTCACATTGTCCCCTTGTCTTGTAACTCTAAACCCTGGAGTAAAGATCACCAAGGTTGCTGCTGGTGGACGCCATACTTTAATACTTTCAG TTTCAGATATGGGACAGGTGTGGGGTTGGGGCTATGGAGGCGAAGGGCAGCTAGGTTTGGGTTCCCGAATAAAAATGGTGCCAACTCCTCATCTCATACCTTGCCTCGAGCATGCTGCTTCTGGAAAGGATAGGCCTTTGCTGGTTCGTCAAGGGAGTGTGAACTCATCTGGAAAAGCTGGCAGAAGTTATGTGAAAGAAATTGCCTGTGGCGGTCGGCATAGTGCTGTAGTAACAG ATGCAGGAGCACTTATTACTTTTGGCTGGGGACTTTATGGGCAG TGTGGACATGGAAGTACGAATGATCAGCTGAGACCATCTTATGCGTCCTCTTTAATGGGTATTCAAGTAGAACAAATTGCCGCTGGACTGTGGCATACCGTGTGTATCTCAGTGGAGGGTCGTGTGTATGTCTTCGGTGGAAATCAGTTTGGACAGCTGGGAACTGGTGTTGATCAAGCTGAG AGGATGGCCGAGTGCTTAGCTGGGGGTGGAATAAATATGGGCAG CTGGGTCTGGGTGACTCCATAG
- the LOC102612070 gene encoding tropinone reductase homolog isoform X3: MSDFREQRWSLKGMTALVTGGTKGIGYAIVKELAAFGAIVHTCSRNEAELNQRVQEWKSMGLKVSGSVCDLKVRAQQEKLMETVSSLFDGKLNILVNNAGISIPKEATEFTMEDFSTIITTNFESAYHLSQIAHPLLKASGNGNIIFISSVAGVIALPMCSIYASSKGAMNELTKNLACEWAKDKIRVNSVAPWMIRTPLLDNFEKDSTFLEQANRLILRTPIPRPREPNEVSSVVAFLCFPAASYVTGQVICVDGGYSITGF, from the exons ATATGCTATAGTAAAAGAACTAGCAGCATTTGGAGCAATAGTTCATACATGTTCCCGTAACGAAGCCGAACTCAATCAAAGAGTTCAAGAATGGAAGAGTATGGGGCTTAAAGTAAGTGGCTCTGTATGTGACCTTAAAGTTAGAGCTCAGCAGGAGAAGCTGATGGAGACTGTCTCTTCTCTGTTTGATGGCAAGCTCAACATCCTC GTTAACAATGCTGGAATCAGCATTCCTAAGGAAGCCACAGAATTTACCATGGAGGATTTCTCAACTATAATTACCACCAATTTCGAGTCTGCTTATCATCTGTCTCAAATTGCACACCCACTCTTAAAAGCGTCAGGAAATGGAAACATCATATTTATATCCTCTGTTGCAGGCGTTATTGCTTTACCTATGTGTTCCATCTATGCATCGAGTAAAG GGGCGATGAATGAACTCACAAAGAACTTGGCATGCGAGTGGGCAAAGGACAAAATTCGTGTGAATTCAGTTGCACCATGGATGATTAGAACTCCACTCCTTGATAACTTTGAA aaagATTCTACGTTCCTGGAACAAGCAAATCGCTTGATACTCCGTACTCCTATCCCCCGTCCTAGAGAACCTAACGAGGTTTCGTCAGTGGTAGCATTCTTATGCTTCCCAGCTGCTTCATATGTCACCGGGCAGGTTATTTGTGTTGATGGAGGATATTCTATCACTGGATTTTAG
- the LOC102612070 gene encoding tropinone reductase homolog isoform X11, giving the protein MSDCRGQRWSLKDMTALVTGGTKGIGYAIVKELAAFGAIVHTCSRNEAELNQRVQEWKSMGLKVSGSVCDLKVRAQQEKLMETVSSLFDGKLNILVNNAGISIPKEATEFTMEDFSTIITTNFESAYHLSQIAHPLLKASGNGNIIFISSVAGVIALPMCSIYASSKGAMNELTKNLACEWAKDKIRVNSVAPWMIRTPLLDNFEKDSTFLEQANRLILRTPIPRPREPNEVSSVVAFLCFPAASYVTGQVICVDGGYSITGF; this is encoded by the exons ATGTCTGATTGTAGAGGCCAAAGGTGGTCTCTCAAGGATATGACAGCCCTTGTCACAGGTGGTACTAAAGGCATCG GATATGCTATAGTAAAAGAACTAGCAGCATTTGGAGCAATAGTTCATACATGTTCCCGTAACGAAGCCGAACTCAATCAAAGAGTTCAAGAATGGAAGAGTATGGGGCTTAAAGTAAGTGGCTCTGTATGTGACCTTAAAGTTAGAGCTCAGCAGGAGAAGCTGATGGAGACTGTCTCTTCTCTGTTTGATGGCAAGCTCAACATCCTC GTTAACAATGCTGGAATCAGCATTCCTAAGGAAGCCACAGAATTTACCATGGAGGATTTCTCAACTATAATTACCACCAATTTCGAGTCTGCTTATCATCTGTCTCAAATTGCACACCCACTCTTAAAAGCGTCAGGAAATGGAAACATCATATTTATATCCTCTGTTGCAGGCGTTATTGCTTTACCTATGTGTTCCATCTATGCATCGAGTAAAG GGGCGATGAATGAACTCACAAAGAACTTGGCATGCGAGTGGGCAAAGGACAAAATTCGTGTGAATTCAGTTGCACCATGGATGATTAGAACTCCACTCCTTGATAACTTTGAA aaagATTCTACGTTCCTGGAACAAGCAAATCGCTTGATACTCCGTACTCCTATCCCCCGTCCTAGAGAACCTAACGAGGTTTCGTCAGTGGTAGCATTCTTATGCTTCCCAGCTGCTTCATATGTCACCGGGCAGGTTATTTGTGTTGATGGAGGATATTCTATCACTGGATTTTAG
- the LOC102614234 gene encoding ultraviolet-B receptor UVR8-like isoform X4: MEMNGSKREENEKMEECKETVVYMWGYLPGTSPEKSPILSPIPARLCGGDSWKDVCGGGCGFALATSESGKLITWGSADDEGQSYLTSGKHGETPEPFPLPTEASAVKAAAGWAHCVSVTEAGEVYTWGWRECVPSAKVTRDFGSAGSFQKDSTGKQSALPTEQAPPSDKRAGEEVVKRRKTSSAREESENPASGDEFFTLSPCLVTLNPGVKITKVAAGGRHTLILSDAGALITFGWGLYGQCGHGSTNDQLRPSYASSLMGIQVEQIAAGLWHTVCISVEGRVYVFGGNQFGQLGTGVDQAETVPKLLETPILESKRAKVVSCGARHSAVLTEDGRVLSWGWNKYGQLGLGDSIDRNIPSLVPIHGFLPRNIACGWWHTLLLAETTQI; encoded by the exons ATGGAAATGAATGGAagtaaaagagaagagaatgAGAAAATGGAGGAATGTAAAGAGACTGTCGTGTATATGTGGGGATACCTCCCCGGAACCTCGCCGGAGAAATCGCCGATCCTCTCTCCGATTCCGGCCCGCCTATGTGGCGGTGACTCGTGGAAGGACGTTTGTGGAGGTGGCTGTGGATTCGCTCTGGCCACTTCAG aatCGGGGAAGCTGATAACGTGGGGTTCGGCGGATGATGAAGGTCAAAGCTATTTGACTTCAGGGAAGCATGGG GAAACTCCAGAACCTTTTCCTCTTCCTACTGAGGCTTCAGCAGTGAAGGCAGCTGCTGGTTGGGCTCATTGTGTCTCAGTTACAG AAGCAGGGGAAGTATACACATGGGGCTGGAGAGAATGTGTTCCCTCGGCAAAAGTCACCCGTGATTTTGGTAGCGCAGGAAGCTTCCAAAAGGACTCTACTGGGAAGCAAAGTGCATTGCCAACTGAGCAag CACCTCCGTCTGACAAGAGGGCCGGAGAGGAAGTTGTAAAGCGAAGAAAAACGTCATCAGCAAGAGAAGAGTCTGAGAACCCAGCATCTGGTGATGAATTTTTCACATTGTCCCCTTGTCTTGTAACTCTAAACCCTGGAGTAAAGATCACCAAGGTTGCTGCTGGTGGACGCCATACTTTAATACTTTCAG ATGCAGGAGCACTTATTACTTTTGGCTGGGGACTTTATGGGCAG TGTGGACATGGAAGTACGAATGATCAGCTGAGACCATCTTATGCGTCCTCTTTAATGGGTATTCAAGTAGAACAAATTGCCGCTGGACTGTGGCATACCGTGTGTATCTCAGTGGAGGGTCGTGTGTATGTCTTCGGTGGAAATCAGTTTGGACAGCTGGGAACTGGTGTTGATCAAGCTGAG ACTGTACCTAAGCTTTTGGAAACTCCTATTTTGGAAAGTAAGCGTGCAAAAGTAGTATCTTGTGGGGCTCGACATAGTGCCGTGCTAACAG AGGATGGCCGAGTGCTTAGCTGGGGGTGGAATAAATATGGGCAG CTGGGTCTGGGTGACTCCATAGACCGCAACATTCCTTCTCTAGTACCCATTCATGGTTTCCTGCCCAGAAACATCGCATGTGGTTGGTGGCACACACTACTTCTGGCCGAAACAACACAAATCTGA
- the LOC102614234 gene encoding ultraviolet-B receptor UVR8-like isoform X2: MEMNGSKREENEKMEECKETVVYMWGYLPGTSPEKSPILSPIPARLCGGDSWKDVCGGGCGFALATSESGKLITWGSADDEGQSYLTSGKHGETPEPFPLPTEASAVKAAAGWAHCVSVTEAGEVYTWGWRECVPSAKVTRDFGSAGSFQKDSTGKQSALPTEQAPPSDKRAGEEVVKRRKTSSAREESENPASGDEFFTLSPCLVTLNPGVKITKVAAGGRHTLILSDMGQVWGWGYGGEGQLGLGSRIKMVPTPHLIPCLEHAASGKDRPLLVRQGSVNSSGKAGRSYVKEIACGGRHSAVVTDAGALITFGWGLYGQCGHGSTNDQLRPSYASSLMGIQVEQIAAGLWHTVCISVEGRVYVFGGNQFGQLGTGVDQAETVPKLLETPILESKRAKVVSCGARHSAVLTEDGRVLSWGWNKYGQLGLGDSIDRNIPSLVPIHGFLPRNIACGWWHTLLLAETTQI; encoded by the exons ATGGAAATGAATGGAagtaaaagagaagagaatgAGAAAATGGAGGAATGTAAAGAGACTGTCGTGTATATGTGGGGATACCTCCCCGGAACCTCGCCGGAGAAATCGCCGATCCTCTCTCCGATTCCGGCCCGCCTATGTGGCGGTGACTCGTGGAAGGACGTTTGTGGAGGTGGCTGTGGATTCGCTCTGGCCACTTCAG aatCGGGGAAGCTGATAACGTGGGGTTCGGCGGATGATGAAGGTCAAAGCTATTTGACTTCAGGGAAGCATGGG GAAACTCCAGAACCTTTTCCTCTTCCTACTGAGGCTTCAGCAGTGAAGGCAGCTGCTGGTTGGGCTCATTGTGTCTCAGTTACAG AAGCAGGGGAAGTATACACATGGGGCTGGAGAGAATGTGTTCCCTCGGCAAAAGTCACCCGTGATTTTGGTAGCGCAGGAAGCTTCCAAAAGGACTCTACTGGGAAGCAAAGTGCATTGCCAACTGAGCAag CACCTCCGTCTGACAAGAGGGCCGGAGAGGAAGTTGTAAAGCGAAGAAAAACGTCATCAGCAAGAGAAGAGTCTGAGAACCCAGCATCTGGTGATGAATTTTTCACATTGTCCCCTTGTCTTGTAACTCTAAACCCTGGAGTAAAGATCACCAAGGTTGCTGCTGGTGGACGCCATACTTTAATACTTTCAG ATATGGGACAGGTGTGGGGTTGGGGCTATGGAGGCGAAGGGCAGCTAGGTTTGGGTTCCCGAATAAAAATGGTGCCAACTCCTCATCTCATACCTTGCCTCGAGCATGCTGCTTCTGGAAAGGATAGGCCTTTGCTGGTTCGTCAAGGGAGTGTGAACTCATCTGGAAAAGCTGGCAGAAGTTATGTGAAAGAAATTGCCTGTGGCGGTCGGCATAGTGCTGTAGTAACAG ATGCAGGAGCACTTATTACTTTTGGCTGGGGACTTTATGGGCAG TGTGGACATGGAAGTACGAATGATCAGCTGAGACCATCTTATGCGTCCTCTTTAATGGGTATTCAAGTAGAACAAATTGCCGCTGGACTGTGGCATACCGTGTGTATCTCAGTGGAGGGTCGTGTGTATGTCTTCGGTGGAAATCAGTTTGGACAGCTGGGAACTGGTGTTGATCAAGCTGAG ACTGTACCTAAGCTTTTGGAAACTCCTATTTTGGAAAGTAAGCGTGCAAAAGTAGTATCTTGTGGGGCTCGACATAGTGCCGTGCTAACAG AGGATGGCCGAGTGCTTAGCTGGGGGTGGAATAAATATGGGCAG CTGGGTCTGGGTGACTCCATAGACCGCAACATTCCTTCTCTAGTACCCATTCATGGTTTCCTGCCCAGAAACATCGCATGTGGTTGGTGGCACACACTACTTCTGGCCGAAACAACACAAATCTGA
- the LOC102614234 gene encoding ultraviolet-B receptor UVR8-like isoform X1: MEMNGSKREENEKMEECKETVVYMWGYLPGTSPEKSPILSPIPARLCGGDSWKDVCGGGCGFALATSESGKLITWGSADDEGQSYLTSGKHGETPEPFPLPTEASAVKAAAGWAHCVSVTEAGEVYTWGWRECVPSAKVTRDFGSAGSFQKDSTGKQSALPTEQAPPSDKRAGEEVVKRRKTSSAREESENPASGDEFFTLSPCLVTLNPGVKITKVAAGGRHTLILSVSDMGQVWGWGYGGEGQLGLGSRIKMVPTPHLIPCLEHAASGKDRPLLVRQGSVNSSGKAGRSYVKEIACGGRHSAVVTDAGALITFGWGLYGQCGHGSTNDQLRPSYASSLMGIQVEQIAAGLWHTVCISVEGRVYVFGGNQFGQLGTGVDQAETVPKLLETPILESKRAKVVSCGARHSAVLTEDGRVLSWGWNKYGQLGLGDSIDRNIPSLVPIHGFLPRNIACGWWHTLLLAETTQI, from the exons ATGGAAATGAATGGAagtaaaagagaagagaatgAGAAAATGGAGGAATGTAAAGAGACTGTCGTGTATATGTGGGGATACCTCCCCGGAACCTCGCCGGAGAAATCGCCGATCCTCTCTCCGATTCCGGCCCGCCTATGTGGCGGTGACTCGTGGAAGGACGTTTGTGGAGGTGGCTGTGGATTCGCTCTGGCCACTTCAG aatCGGGGAAGCTGATAACGTGGGGTTCGGCGGATGATGAAGGTCAAAGCTATTTGACTTCAGGGAAGCATGGG GAAACTCCAGAACCTTTTCCTCTTCCTACTGAGGCTTCAGCAGTGAAGGCAGCTGCTGGTTGGGCTCATTGTGTCTCAGTTACAG AAGCAGGGGAAGTATACACATGGGGCTGGAGAGAATGTGTTCCCTCGGCAAAAGTCACCCGTGATTTTGGTAGCGCAGGAAGCTTCCAAAAGGACTCTACTGGGAAGCAAAGTGCATTGCCAACTGAGCAag CACCTCCGTCTGACAAGAGGGCCGGAGAGGAAGTTGTAAAGCGAAGAAAAACGTCATCAGCAAGAGAAGAGTCTGAGAACCCAGCATCTGGTGATGAATTTTTCACATTGTCCCCTTGTCTTGTAACTCTAAACCCTGGAGTAAAGATCACCAAGGTTGCTGCTGGTGGACGCCATACTTTAATACTTTCAG TTTCAGATATGGGACAGGTGTGGGGTTGGGGCTATGGAGGCGAAGGGCAGCTAGGTTTGGGTTCCCGAATAAAAATGGTGCCAACTCCTCATCTCATACCTTGCCTCGAGCATGCTGCTTCTGGAAAGGATAGGCCTTTGCTGGTTCGTCAAGGGAGTGTGAACTCATCTGGAAAAGCTGGCAGAAGTTATGTGAAAGAAATTGCCTGTGGCGGTCGGCATAGTGCTGTAGTAACAG ATGCAGGAGCACTTATTACTTTTGGCTGGGGACTTTATGGGCAG TGTGGACATGGAAGTACGAATGATCAGCTGAGACCATCTTATGCGTCCTCTTTAATGGGTATTCAAGTAGAACAAATTGCCGCTGGACTGTGGCATACCGTGTGTATCTCAGTGGAGGGTCGTGTGTATGTCTTCGGTGGAAATCAGTTTGGACAGCTGGGAACTGGTGTTGATCAAGCTGAG ACTGTACCTAAGCTTTTGGAAACTCCTATTTTGGAAAGTAAGCGTGCAAAAGTAGTATCTTGTGGGGCTCGACATAGTGCCGTGCTAACAG AGGATGGCCGAGTGCTTAGCTGGGGGTGGAATAAATATGGGCAG CTGGGTCTGGGTGACTCCATAGACCGCAACATTCCTTCTCTAGTACCCATTCATGGTTTCCTGCCCAGAAACATCGCATGTGGTTGGTGGCACACACTACTTCTGGCCGAAACAACACAAATCTGA